From Streptomyces yatensis, one genomic window encodes:
- a CDS encoding biotin carboxylase N-terminal domain-containing protein: protein MFDTVLVANRGEIAVRVIRTLRRLGVRSVAVYSDADADARHVREADTAVRIGPAPAAESYLSIERLLDAAARTGAQAVHPGYGFLAENGAFARACADAGLAFIGPPAEAIELMGDKIRAKETVHTAGVPVVPGSSGSGLTDDQLTAAAREIGMPVLLKPSAGGGGKGMRLVRDEALLADEIAAARREARGAFGDDTLLVERWIDRPRHIEIQVLADGQGHVVHLGERECSLQRRHQKIIEEAPSPLLDEATRARMGEAAVAAARSCGYVGAGTVEFIVPGDDPSAYCFMEMNTRLQVEHPVTELTASVGGQAGLDLVEWQLRVAAGEPLPFGQDEIGFSGHAVEARICAETARAAADGRVDFLPSAGTVLALDEPEGEGVRVDSGLSAGTEVGTVYDPMLAKVIAHGPDRPTALRRLRAALGSLTVLGVDTNTGFLRRLAAHPSVTSGELDTGLVDRAAASLIPPAIPEEIYAAAALLRQAALEPAAPRGGGSVGRPEPGGSGPGGPAPDVWVDPFSVPTGWRLGGAPAWTVHRLRVAGHPPVTVRVRGRAHDAEVRIEHQDGGAPAAPATGWTGEPQGAAAEAAQPMGASEGGAAALVTRTSPNSTVTGASARIPEAEADERAAAHHPAADRRPGGAHAAAGTAPRVADPRPAADTDAGTTTPAPADAGAGTTTAPASAAADAAWRPTADAGVTVRARLIALDEGTVLLDLGGVTHRFRHAAHGASHWLGRDGDTWRVVGHDPVEEALRGGASAAHAGELTAPMPGTVTVVKAAVGDEVTAGQGLLVVEAMKMEHLISAPHDGTVTELDVTPGSTVAMDQLLAVVTPHESEERE, encoded by the coding sequence ATGTTCGACACCGTGCTGGTGGCCAACCGCGGTGAGATCGCCGTGCGCGTCATCCGCACCCTGCGGCGGCTGGGCGTGCGCTCGGTCGCCGTCTACAGCGACGCGGACGCCGACGCCCGCCATGTGCGCGAGGCGGACACGGCGGTGCGGATCGGCCCCGCCCCCGCCGCGGAGAGCTATCTGTCCATCGAGCGGCTGCTGGACGCCGCGGCGCGCACCGGCGCCCAGGCCGTCCACCCCGGCTACGGCTTCCTCGCGGAGAACGGGGCGTTCGCCCGCGCCTGCGCCGACGCGGGCCTGGCCTTCATCGGGCCGCCCGCCGAAGCCATCGAGCTGATGGGCGACAAGATCCGCGCCAAGGAGACCGTGCACACGGCCGGGGTGCCGGTGGTGCCGGGCTCCTCGGGCAGCGGGCTGACGGACGACCAGCTCACCGCCGCCGCCCGGGAGATCGGGATGCCGGTGCTGCTGAAGCCCTCGGCGGGCGGCGGCGGCAAGGGCATGCGGCTGGTCCGCGACGAGGCGCTGCTGGCCGACGAGATCGCGGCCGCCCGGCGCGAGGCGCGCGGAGCGTTCGGCGATGACACGCTGCTGGTGGAGCGCTGGATCGACCGGCCCCGGCATATCGAGATCCAGGTGCTGGCGGACGGCCAGGGGCACGTCGTGCACCTCGGGGAGCGCGAGTGCTCGTTGCAGCGCCGCCATCAGAAGATCATCGAGGAGGCGCCCAGTCCGCTGCTGGACGAGGCCACCCGGGCCCGGATGGGCGAGGCCGCGGTGGCGGCGGCGCGGTCGTGCGGCTATGTGGGCGCGGGCACGGTCGAGTTCATCGTGCCGGGCGACGATCCGTCCGCGTACTGCTTCATGGAGATGAACACCCGCCTCCAGGTGGAGCATCCGGTCACCGAGCTGACGGCCTCGGTCGGCGGGCAGGCCGGGCTGGACCTGGTGGAGTGGCAGCTGCGGGTCGCGGCGGGCGAGCCGCTGCCGTTCGGGCAGGACGAGATCGGCTTCAGCGGCCACGCGGTGGAGGCCCGTATCTGCGCCGAGACCGCCCGCGCGGCGGCCGACGGCCGGGTGGACTTCCTGCCGTCCGCCGGCACCGTGCTGGCGCTGGACGAGCCGGAGGGCGAGGGGGTGCGGGTCGACTCCGGGCTGAGCGCGGGCACCGAGGTCGGCACGGTCTACGACCCGATGCTCGCCAAGGTCATCGCCCACGGCCCCGACCGCCCCACCGCCCTGCGCCGGCTGCGCGCCGCCCTCGGCTCGCTGACCGTCCTGGGTGTGGACACCAACACCGGCTTCCTGCGCCGGCTGGCCGCCCACCCCTCGGTCACCTCGGGCGAGCTCGACACGGGCCTGGTCGACCGCGCGGCGGCCTCGCTGATCCCGCCGGCCATACCGGAGGAGATCTACGCGGCGGCGGCCTTGCTGCGCCAGGCGGCGCTGGAGCCCGCCGCTCCGCGTGGTGGCGGATCCGTTGGGCGCCCGGAGCCCGGCGGCTCCGGCCCCGGCGGCCCGGCCCCGGACGTTTGGGTCGATCCGTTCTCGGTGCCCACCGGCTGGCGCCTCGGCGGCGCACCCGCCTGGACGGTCCACCGCCTCCGCGTGGCGGGCCACCCCCCGGTGACGGTCCGCGTCCGCGGCCGCGCCCACGACGCGGAGGTGCGCATCGAGCACCAGGACGGCGGCGCCCCGGCGGCCCCCGCCACCGGCTGGACCGGCGAGCCGCAGGGTGCGGCGGCCGAGGCCGCCCAGCCCATGGGCGCGAGCGAGGGCGGCGCGGCGGCCCTGGTCACCCGGACCAGCCCCAATTCCACCGTCACCGGCGCCAGTGCGCGCATCCCGGAAGCAGAGGCGGACGAGCGGGCCGCCGCCCACCACCCGGCAGCGGACCGCCGCCCCGGCGGGGCGCACGCGGCAGCGGGCACGGCCCCGCGCGTGGCGGACCCGCGCCCGGCGGCCGACACGGACGCGGGCACCACCACTCCGGCCCCCGCAGACGCGGGCGCCGGCACCACCACCGCTCCGGCCAGCGCGGCGGCGGACGCCGCATGGCGCCCCACCGCCGACGCGGGCGTCACGGTGCGGGCACGGCTCATCGCCCTCGACGAGGGCACCGTGCTGCTGGACCTCGGCGGCGTCACCCACCGCTTCCGCCATGCCGCGCACGGCGCGAGCCACTGGCTGGGGCGGGACGGCGACACCTGGCGCGTGGTCGGGCACGACCCCGTGGAGGAGGCGCTGCGCGGAGGCGCCTCCGCCGCCCACGCCGGGGAGCTGACCGCGCCCATGCCCGGCACCGTCACCGTCGTGAAGGCGGCCGTCGGCGACGAGGTCACCGCGGGTCAGGGCCTGCTGGTGGTCGAGGCGATGAAGATGGAGCACCTCATCTCCGCCCCGCACGACGGCACCGTCACCGAGCTCGATGTGACCCCCGGCAGCACGGTCGCCATGGACCAGCTGCTGGCCGTCGTCACCCCGCACGAGAGCGAGGAGCGTGAGTGA
- a CDS encoding carboxyl transferase domain-containing protein, translated as MEQAPALHSGADPASDAWKANEAAHRELAARLREKLAVARLGGGERARARHTARGKLLPRDRVDTLLDPGSPFLELAPLAAEGMYEGQAPAAGVIAGIGRVSGREVVVVANDATVKGGTYYPMTVKKHLRAQEVALENHLPCVYLVDSGGAFLPMQDEVFPDRDHFGRIFYNQARLSGSGIPQVAAVMGSCTAGGAYVPAMSDEAVIVRGQGTIFLGGPPLVKAATGEVVSAEELGGGEVHSRVSGVTDHLAEDDAHALRIVRSIVATLPPSAMRQGSPPWALEPSQEPAVDPAGLYGAVPVDSRTPYDVREVIARLVDGSRFAEFKSEFGTTLVTGFARIMGHPVGIVANNGILFSESAQKGAHFIELCDQRGIPLVFLQNISGFMVGRSYEAGGIAKHGAKMVTAVACTRVPKLTVVIGGSYGAGNYSMCGRAYSPRFLWMWPNAKISVMGGEQAASVLATVKRDQMEARGEEWSAEEEETFRAPVREQYEAQGNAYYATARLWDDGVIDPLETRTVLGLALTACANAPLPGRTATEPAAPGYGVFRM; from the coding sequence ATGGAGCAGGCACCGGCGCTGCACAGCGGCGCCGACCCGGCGTCCGACGCCTGGAAGGCCAATGAGGCAGCGCACCGCGAGCTGGCCGCGCGGCTGCGCGAGAAGCTGGCCGTGGCGCGGCTGGGCGGCGGGGAGAGGGCGCGGGCGCGGCACACCGCGCGCGGCAAGCTGCTGCCGCGCGACCGGGTGGACACACTGCTGGATCCGGGCTCCCCGTTCCTGGAGCTGGCCCCGCTCGCCGCCGAGGGGATGTACGAGGGCCAGGCCCCGGCGGCGGGGGTGATCGCCGGGATCGGCCGGGTGTCCGGCCGTGAGGTGGTCGTGGTCGCCAATGACGCCACCGTCAAGGGCGGCACGTACTACCCGATGACGGTGAAGAAGCATCTGCGCGCCCAGGAGGTCGCGCTGGAGAACCACCTGCCGTGCGTCTATCTGGTCGACTCCGGCGGTGCCTTCCTCCCCATGCAGGACGAGGTCTTCCCCGACCGCGACCACTTCGGGAGGATCTTCTACAACCAGGCGCGGCTGTCCGGCTCCGGGATCCCGCAGGTCGCCGCGGTGATGGGGTCCTGCACGGCGGGCGGGGCGTATGTCCCGGCGATGAGCGACGAGGCCGTGATCGTGCGCGGGCAGGGCACGATCTTCCTGGGCGGGCCGCCGCTGGTGAAGGCGGCCACCGGTGAGGTCGTCTCGGCGGAGGAGCTGGGCGGCGGGGAGGTCCACTCCCGGGTCTCGGGCGTGACCGACCATCTGGCGGAGGACGACGCCCACGCGCTGCGGATCGTCCGCTCCATCGTCGCCACCCTGCCGCCGTCCGCGATGCGCCAGGGGTCGCCGCCGTGGGCGCTGGAGCCCTCCCAGGAGCCCGCGGTCGACCCGGCGGGGCTCTACGGGGCGGTGCCGGTCGACTCCCGCACGCCGTACGACGTGCGGGAGGTCATCGCGCGGCTGGTGGACGGCTCGCGGTTCGCCGAGTTCAAGTCCGAGTTCGGCACCACGCTGGTCACGGGCTTCGCGCGGATCATGGGCCACCCGGTGGGCATCGTCGCCAACAACGGCATCCTGTTCTCCGAATCGGCCCAGAAGGGCGCCCATTTCATCGAGCTGTGCGACCAGCGCGGCATCCCCCTGGTCTTCCTGCAGAACATCTCGGGATTCATGGTGGGCCGCAGCTATGAGGCGGGCGGTATCGCCAAGCACGGCGCCAAGATGGTCACCGCCGTGGCCTGCACCCGCGTCCCCAAGCTGACGGTCGTGATCGGCGGTTCCTACGGCGCGGGCAATTACTCGATGTGCGGCCGCGCCTATTCGCCGCGCTTCCTGTGGATGTGGCCCAACGCCAAGATCTCCGTGATGGGCGGTGAGCAGGCCGCCTCCGTGCTCGCCACCGTCAAGCGCGACCAGATGGAGGCGCGCGGGGAGGAGTGGAGCGCCGAGGAGGAGGAGACGTTCCGGGCCCCGGTCCGCGAGCAGTACGAGGCGCAGGGAAACGCGTATTACGCCACCGCCCGGCTGTGGGACGACGGCGTGATCGACCCCCTGGAGACCCGCACGGTGCTCGGCCTCGCCCTTACGGCCTGCGCCAACGCACCGCTGCCCGGCCGTACGGCCACCGAGCCCGCGGCGCCCGGCTACGGCGTCTTCCGGATGTGA
- a CDS encoding SACE_7040 family transcriptional regulator: protein MSTQAAAPTRREQILREAARLFAERGFHGVGVDEIGAAVGISGPGLYRHFPGKEAMLAELLVGISGRLLTGGKRRTAEGEGAGLAPAEVLDSLIEGHIDFALDDRPLIILHDRELDRLRDTDRKLVRSLQRQYVELWVEVVREVYPRLAEAEARACVHAVFGLLNSTPHLGRPGALPGRAATAALLHRLALGAFGGAHGADGRASEPKGRAAVDKESARRS from the coding sequence ATGAGCACGCAAGCAGCCGCCCCGACCCGCCGCGAGCAGATCCTCAGGGAGGCCGCCCGCCTCTTCGCCGAGCGCGGCTTCCATGGGGTCGGCGTCGATGAGATAGGCGCCGCGGTCGGCATCAGCGGCCCCGGTCTCTACCGCCACTTCCCCGGCAAGGAGGCGATGCTCGCCGAGCTGCTGGTCGGCATCAGCGGCCGGCTGCTGACGGGTGGCAAGCGGCGCACCGCCGAGGGGGAGGGGGCCGGGCTCGCCCCCGCCGAGGTGCTGGACTCGCTGATCGAGGGCCATATCGACTTCGCCCTCGACGACCGCCCGCTGATCATCCTCCACGACCGCGAGCTGGACCGGCTGCGGGACACCGACCGCAAGCTGGTGCGCTCGCTCCAGCGGCAGTACGTGGAGCTGTGGGTCGAGGTGGTGCGCGAGGTCTACCCCCGGCTCGCGGAGGCCGAGGCCCGCGCGTGTGTCCACGCCGTCTTCGGACTGCTCAACTCCACGCCCCACCTCGGCCGCCCCGGCGCCCTCCCGGGGCGCGCGGCCACCGCCGCCCTGCTGCACCGGCTGGCCCTCGGCGCGTTCGGCGGTGCCCACGGTGCGGACGGCCGGGCGAGTGAGCCGAAGGGGCGCGCCGCTGTCGACAAGGAGAGCGCGCGCAGGTCCTGA
- a CDS encoding acyl-CoA dehydrogenase family protein, producing the protein MRRTVFNEDHEAFRETIRDFIAAEVVPYYDQWREAGQAPRDFYKKLGELGVFGIEVPEEYGGAGETSFKFNAVITEETARAGVSFGGSSVHTALCLPYLLKYASEEQKRRWLPSFVTGDLMTAIAMTEPGTGSDLAGMKTTAKLSEDGTHYVLNGAKTFITGGVLADRVLVCARTAPATPEDRRGGISILVVDTKSEGYAVGRKLEKLGLKTSDTAELSFTDVKVPVEDLLGEEGKAFGYLTHNLPQERLGIAVGAYAQAAAAVRFATEYVRDRTVFGQAVASFQNTKFVLADCQSEVDAMQAVVDRALDAHDAGELTAADAASAKLFTTERAAVVIDKCLQLHGGYGYMMEYPIARLYADTRVNRIYGGTSEVMRSIVAKSMGL; encoded by the coding sequence ATGCGCCGCACGGTGTTCAACGAGGACCACGAGGCGTTCCGGGAGACCATCCGCGACTTCATCGCGGCCGAGGTCGTGCCGTACTACGACCAGTGGCGGGAGGCCGGCCAGGCCCCGCGCGACTTCTACAAGAAGCTCGGCGAGCTGGGTGTCTTCGGCATCGAGGTGCCCGAGGAGTACGGCGGGGCGGGCGAGACCAGCTTCAAGTTCAACGCCGTCATCACCGAGGAGACCGCCCGCGCCGGGGTCAGCTTCGGCGGCAGCAGCGTCCACACCGCGCTGTGCCTGCCGTACCTCCTCAAGTACGCCAGCGAGGAGCAGAAGCGGCGCTGGCTGCCCTCCTTCGTCACCGGCGACCTGATGACCGCCATCGCCATGACCGAGCCCGGCACCGGCTCCGACCTGGCGGGCATGAAGACCACCGCCAAGCTCTCCGAGGACGGCACCCACTACGTCCTCAACGGCGCCAAGACGTTCATCACCGGCGGCGTCCTGGCCGACCGGGTGCTGGTCTGCGCCCGCACCGCCCCGGCCACCCCCGAGGACCGCCGCGGCGGCATCTCCATCCTCGTGGTCGACACCAAGAGCGAGGGCTACGCGGTCGGCCGCAAGCTGGAGAAGCTGGGCCTGAAGACCTCCGACACCGCCGAGCTCTCCTTCACCGACGTCAAGGTGCCGGTGGAGGACCTGCTGGGCGAGGAGGGCAAGGCGTTCGGCTACCTCACCCACAATCTGCCGCAGGAGCGCCTGGGCATCGCCGTCGGGGCGTACGCACAGGCCGCGGCGGCCGTCCGGTTCGCCACCGAGTACGTCCGGGACCGCACCGTCTTCGGTCAGGCGGTCGCGTCGTTCCAGAACACCAAGTTCGTGCTCGCCGACTGCCAGTCCGAGGTGGACGCGATGCAGGCGGTCGTGGACCGGGCCCTGGACGCGCATGACGCCGGTGAGCTGACCGCCGCCGACGCCGCCTCCGCCAAGCTCTTCACCACCGAGCGCGCCGCCGTCGTCATCGACAAGTGCCTGCAGCTCCACGGCGGTTACGGCTACATGATGGAGTACCCCATAGCCCGGCTGTACGCGGACACCCGCGTCAACCGGATCTACGGCGGCACCAGCGAGGTCATGCGGTCCATCGTCGCCAAGTCGATGGGGCTGTGA
- a CDS encoding acyl-CoA thioesterase — protein MNDALQSLLDLLDLEQIEEDIFRGTSDAAPLVPRVFGGQVAAQALVAAGRTVPEDRSAHSLHAYFLRPGDPGAPIVYTVDRIRDGHSFTTRRVVAVQHGQPIFHLSASFQLYEDGLEHQEPMPDVPDPLTLPTADELLPRYEHLFAPGVTQRMLQARASIDLRYVDEPPFGSVGRPREPKSQVWFRTNGKLDGVADHPLLHVCLATYVSDMTLLDSILLAHGRGGWAVGDIVGASLDHAMWFHRPFRVDDWLLYDQESPSASGGRGLAKGRIFTADGRLAVSVIQEGVMRVPRAKK, from the coding sequence ATGAATGACGCACTTCAGAGCCTTCTCGATCTGCTCGATCTCGAGCAGATCGAGGAGGACATCTTCCGTGGCACCAGCGACGCCGCCCCCCTCGTACCGCGGGTCTTCGGCGGTCAGGTCGCCGCCCAGGCCCTGGTCGCCGCGGGCCGCACCGTTCCCGAGGACCGCTCGGCGCATTCGCTGCACGCGTACTTCCTGCGGCCCGGCGACCCCGGGGCGCCCATCGTCTACACCGTCGACCGGATCCGGGACGGCCACTCCTTCACCACCCGCCGGGTGGTCGCCGTCCAGCACGGGCAGCCGATCTTCCATCTCTCGGCCTCCTTCCAGCTCTACGAGGACGGCCTCGAGCACCAGGAGCCGATGCCGGACGTACCGGACCCGCTCACCCTGCCCACCGCCGATGAGCTGCTGCCCCGCTATGAGCACCTCTTCGCTCCCGGGGTGACCCAGCGGATGCTCCAGGCGCGGGCCTCGATCGATCTGCGGTACGTGGACGAGCCGCCCTTCGGCAGCGTCGGACGGCCGCGCGAACCCAAGTCGCAGGTTTGGTTCCGGACCAACGGCAAACTGGACGGCGTCGCCGACCACCCCCTGCTCCACGTCTGCCTGGCGACCTATGTGTCCGATATGACGCTGCTGGACTCCATCCTGCTCGCCCATGGGCGCGGCGGCTGGGCGGTCGGCGACATCGTCGGGGCCAGCCTGGATCACGCCATGTGGTTCCACCGGCCGTTCCGGGTGGACGACTGGCTGCTGTACGACCAGGAGAGCCCCTCGGCGTCCGGCGGGCGCGGTCTGGCCAAGGGCCGTATCTTCACCGCCGACGGGCGGCTGGCCGTCTCGGTGATCCAGGAGGGGGTCATGCGGGTGCCGCGCGCGAAGAAGTGA
- a CDS encoding phosphatase, giving the protein MGHMPIPSSVPSRAELIDHLIRTRIAGDVATPRENNLSHYRKLANGDRHYWLGLELGDRWTDEQDVLAVMAERCGVVDDPEYRSGQDTIDPELTVGALDRMASVLRKAAEANERVLFATGHPGGLLEVHRATAAALRAAGCEIVEIPGGLQADEGYVFQFCDVAMLERGATLWHTHSPAPMAAILDGLAHEGRPLPDLVVADHGWAGCAGQRGIDAVGYADCNDPALFLGESEGTLSVVVPLDDHVTNPRFYDPMTAYLLDAAGLSAQF; this is encoded by the coding sequence ATGGGCCACATGCCGATACCCAGCTCCGTGCCCAGCCGTGCCGAACTGATCGACCACCTCATCCGTACGCGCATCGCGGGCGATGTCGCCACTCCTCGTGAGAACAACCTCTCCCACTACCGCAAGCTCGCGAACGGCGACCGCCACTACTGGCTCGGCCTGGAACTGGGCGACCGCTGGACCGACGAGCAGGACGTGCTGGCGGTCATGGCGGAGCGGTGCGGCGTGGTGGACGACCCGGAGTACCGCTCGGGACAGGACACGATCGACCCGGAGCTGACGGTCGGCGCGCTGGACCGGATGGCCTCGGTGCTGCGGAAGGCGGCGGAGGCGAACGAGCGGGTGCTGTTCGCCACCGGGCATCCCGGCGGGCTGCTGGAGGTCCACCGGGCCACGGCGGCGGCGCTGCGGGCCGCAGGCTGCGAGATCGTGGAGATCCCGGGCGGGCTGCAGGCGGACGAGGGGTACGTCTTCCAGTTCTGCGATGTGGCGATGCTGGAGCGGGGCGCCACGCTGTGGCACACCCACTCCCCCGCGCCCATGGCGGCGATCCTCGACGGGCTGGCCCACGAGGGGCGGCCGCTGCCCGATCTGGTGGTCGCCGACCACGGCTGGGCGGGCTGCGCGGGCCAACGGGGCATCGACGCGGTCGGCTACGCGGACTGCAACGACCCGGCGCTCTTCCTCGGCGAGTCCGAGGGCACGCTGTCGGTGGTGGTCCCGCTGGACGACCACGTCACCAACCCGCGGTTCTACGACCCGATGACGGCGTACCTGCTGGACGCGGCGGGGCTGTCGGCCCAGTTCTGA
- a CDS encoding DEAD/DEAH box helicase codes for MTRTTRSHRRKKPVPSRSAVSGRPRPSGAGEFALAPGSTPVLPAVSSFAELDMPKELITELTEQGVTVPFPIQAATLPNALAGRDVLGRGRTGSGKTLAFGLALLARTAGQRAEPRSPLALVLVPTRELAQQVTEALTPYARRLGLRAATVVGGMSINRQADALRKGAEVVIATPGRLYDLIERGDCRLDQVRTTVLDEADQMADMGFLPQVTRLLRQVPADGQRLLFSATLDHDISKLTRQFLDDPAVHSVDPSAGAVTTMEHHVLHIADTDKRSVVTRVAARDGRVILFLDTKRAVDRLTRHLLTSGVRAAALHGGKSQPQRTRTLDQFRSGHVTALVATNVAARGIHVDDLDLVVNVDPPADHKDYLHRGGRTARAGGSGSVITLVTPDQRREMGRLMADAGITPQTAQVHSADPELTRITGAQEPSGVPVIISAPQPQPQRARRPGAPRRSGRSRRPGR; via the coding sequence TTGACCCGAACCACCCGCTCGCACCGCCGCAAAAAACCCGTCCCCTCCCGTTCCGCCGTCAGTGGGCGCCCCCGCCCATCCGGCGCGGGTGAATTCGCCCTTGCGCCCGGTTCCACCCCGGTGCTGCCCGCCGTCTCCTCCTTCGCCGAGCTCGACATGCCGAAGGAGCTGATCACGGAGCTGACCGAGCAGGGCGTCACCGTGCCGTTCCCCATTCAGGCGGCCACCCTCCCCAACGCACTCGCCGGCCGGGACGTACTGGGCCGTGGCCGGACCGGCTCCGGCAAGACCCTCGCCTTCGGCCTCGCCCTGCTGGCCCGCACCGCCGGGCAGCGCGCGGAGCCCCGCAGCCCCCTCGCACTGGTGCTGGTCCCCACCCGGGAGCTGGCCCAGCAGGTCACCGAGGCGCTCACCCCCTATGCCCGGCGGCTGGGGCTGCGTGCGGCCACGGTGGTCGGCGGCATGTCGATCAACCGCCAGGCCGATGCCCTGCGCAAGGGCGCGGAGGTGGTCATCGCGACCCCCGGGCGCCTCTACGACCTGATCGAACGCGGCGACTGCCGGCTGGACCAGGTGCGCACCACCGTCCTCGACGAGGCCGACCAGATGGCCGACATGGGCTTCCTGCCCCAGGTGACCCGGCTGCTGCGGCAGGTCCCCGCCGACGGCCAGCGCCTGCTGTTCTCCGCGACCCTCGACCATGACATCAGCAAGCTGACGCGCCAGTTCCTCGACGACCCGGCCGTGCACTCGGTCGACCCGTCCGCCGGTGCCGTCACCACGATGGAGCACCACGTCCTGCACATCGCGGACACCGACAAGCGCTCCGTCGTCACCCGGGTGGCCGCCCGGGACGGCCGCGTCATCCTCTTCCTGGACACCAAGCGCGCCGTCGACCGGCTCACCCGGCATCTGCTGACCAGCGGCGTCCGGGCGGCCGCGCTGCACGGCGGCAAGTCCCAGCCGCAGCGCACCCGGACCCTGGACCAGTTCAGGTCCGGCCATGTCACCGCGCTGGTGGCCACGAACGTCGCGGCCCGGGGCATCCATGTGGACGATCTCGATCTGGTCGTCAATGTCGACCCGCCCGCGGACCACAAGGACTATCTGCACCGCGGCGGCCGCACCGCCCGCGCGGGCGGATCCGGCAGCGTCATCACGCTGGTCACCCCGGACCAGCGCCGGGAGATGGGCCGTCTCATGGCCGACGCGGGCATCACCCCGCAGACCGCCCAGGTCCACTCCGCCGACCCCGAACTCACCCGGATCACCGGCGCCCAGGAACCCTCCGGCGTGCCCGTGATCATCAGCGCGCCCCAGCCCCAACCGCAGCGTGCGCGCCGCCCCGGCGCCCCCCGCCGCTCCGGCCGGAGCCGTCGGCCCGGCCGCTAG
- a CDS encoding cold-shock protein, with amino-acid sequence MATGTVKWFNAEKGFGFIEQDGGGADVFAHYSNIATQGFRELQEGQKVTFDVTQGQKGPQAENIVPA; translated from the coding sequence ATGGCTACTGGCACCGTGAAGTGGTTCAACGCGGAAAAGGGCTTCGGCTTCATCGAGCAGGACGGTGGCGGCGCCGACGTCTTCGCCCACTACTCGAACATCGCCACCCAGGGCTTCCGTGAGCTGCAGGAAGGCCAGAAGGTGACCTTCGACGTCACGCAGGGCCAGAAGGGCCCGCAGGCCGAGAACATCGTTCCCGCCTGA
- a CDS encoding SCO5918 family protein: MRCIIANFAFDLTAREVTDAMSGVSPEPITGPSVQIGRRAYPVKQVGAVVTRQDRRDFTAGEVIRAMTRLGFTCHPAPAVAAADPVETASDLLGKPLEG; encoded by the coding sequence ATGCGCTGCATCATCGCCAATTTCGCCTTCGACCTGACCGCGCGCGAGGTGACGGACGCGATGAGCGGCGTCAGCCCGGAGCCGATCACCGGCCCATCGGTCCAGATCGGCCGTCGTGCCTACCCGGTCAAGCAGGTCGGAGCCGTGGTCACCCGCCAGGACCGCCGCGATTTCACGGCGGGCGAGGTGATCCGGGCGATGACGCGCCTCGGCTTCACCTGTCACCCGGCGCCCGCGGTCGCGGCGGCCGACCCCGTCGAGACCGCCTCGGACCTTCTGGGCAAGCCGCTGGAGGGCTGA
- a CDS encoding ArsR/SmtB family transcription factor, translated as MHALDVLGDPVRRRILELLAAGERSSGEVSTVIRSEFGISQPAVSQHLRVLREGGFASVRAEGTRRLYAVEAAPLREVDRWLDQFRGFWEQRLDALGTELARGKRRRRLDQERGGDSRTGEET; from the coding sequence GTGCACGCACTCGATGTCCTCGGAGACCCCGTTCGGCGCCGGATATTGGAGCTGCTGGCCGCGGGGGAGCGATCCTCCGGCGAGGTCAGCACCGTGATCCGGTCTGAGTTCGGCATCTCGCAGCCCGCCGTGTCACAGCATCTGCGGGTGTTGCGGGAGGGCGGATTCGCCTCCGTACGGGCCGAGGGCACACGGCGGTTATACGCCGTCGAGGCCGCGCCCCTGCGGGAGGTCGACCGGTGGCTGGACCAGTTCCGGGGCTTCTGGGAGCAGCGGCTGGACGCGCTGGGGACCGAACTGGCGCGGGGCAAGCGCCGGCGGCGGCTCGATCAGGAGCGTGGCGGCGACAGTCGAACCGGTGAGGAAACATAA